The following coding sequences are from one Lolium rigidum isolate FL_2022 chromosome 6, APGP_CSIRO_Lrig_0.1, whole genome shotgun sequence window:
- the LOC124660741 gene encoding auxin response factor 3-like: MGIDLNAVGQDKPPAPAAVCRDLWNACAGPVVALPRRGSAVVYLPQAHLAAAGCAGAEVPVALPPHVACRVVDVELCADPATDEVYARLALVAEGEVFERNMGGGRTEGEDHTEDGDGERKSGMLHMFCKTLTASDTSTHGGFSVPRRAAEDCFPPLDYQQIRPSQELVAKDLHGAKWRFRHIYRGQPRRHLLTTGWSSFVNKKKLVSGDAVLFLRGDDGELKLGVRRAIQLKNEALFKAFSSNSAKIHTLSSVANSLKHRSVFHICYNPRTAASEFIVPYWKFLKSLNHPFCVGMRFKIQYGSEDVNERRSGMITGINEVDPIRWTGSKWRSLLVRWEDGTDCNSQHRLSPWEIEIVGGSVSVAQSLSASSSKRTKLCPQGNLDVPSLYGNGRSDSVVADKLPRVLQGQELMGSRTHRVTCSPQPAGAAEFRRSDGTGFLTDTQSRRLPPRNSCFTYPSVGFGESVGFPEVLQGQEVPLTVPMFQGMVSDACLAKGGYGLHNYMRDSCAMSLELASATQGYALSLSTPPPAEVASPSPALVPQLWLASKNNEEGANDSHPNPLGIRKVPGDGAKLGSDGRKVARTSCMLFGFSLTEKMMPTEEDRVKEGNHETDHQNPRMLDLFGYSHATPGALHALCAAPLGM, encoded by the exons ATGGGCATCGATCTCAACGCGGTGGGCCAGGACAAGCCCCCGGCCCCGGCGGCGGTGTGCCGCGACCTGTGGAACGCCTGCGCGGGTCCAGTCGTGGCGCTGCCCAGGCGGGGCAGCGCGGTCGTCTACCTGCCGCAGGCGCACCTCGCGGCGGCCGGATGCGCGGGAGCGGAGGTGCCGGTGGCCCTGCCGCCGCACGTCGCGTGCCGCGTCGTCGACGTCGAGCTATGC GCGGATCCGGCCACGGACGAGGTGTACGCGCGGCTGGCTCTGGTGGCGGAGGGCGAG GTCTTTGAGAGGAACATGGGAGGTGGTAGAACTGAAGGGGAAGATCACACGGAGGATGGTGATGGAGAAAGGAAGTCCGGGATGCTGCACATGTTCTGCAAGACACTAACGGCCTCTGACACAAGCACGCACGGGGGATTCTCCGTTCCTCGCCGTGCTGCTGAGGACTGTTTCCCTCCACTG GACTACCAGCAGATCAGGCCTTCCCAAGAGCTTGTTGCCAAGGATTTGCATGGAGCAAAGTGGAGGTTCCGCCATATCTATAGAG GTCAACCACGTAGGCATCTTTTAACAACTGGATGGAGCTCATTTGTCAATAAAAAGAAACTAGTCTCAGGTGATGCGGTTttatttctccg aGGTGATGATGGCGAACTTAAACTTGGTGTAAGGAGAGCCATTCAGCTAAAAAATGAGGCCCTCTTTaaagctttcagtagcaacagCGCAAAGATACACACACTGTCTTCTGTGGCGAATTCCTTGAAACATAGAAGTGTTTTTCACATCTGTTACAATCCAAG GACTGCTGCATCTGAATTTATTGTTCCATATTGGAAGTTCCTGAAGAGCTTGAACCATCCATTTTGTGTTGGAATGAGGTTTAAGATTCAGTACGGGAGTGAAGATGTTAATGAGAG ACGATCTGGAATGATCACAGGGATCAATGAAGTTGACCCCATTAGGTGGACTGGCTCAAAATGGAGAAGCCTGCtg GTAAGATGGGAGGATGGCACTGACTGTAATAGCCAACATAGACTATCTCCATGGGAGATCGAGATAGTCGGTGGTTCAGTCTCTGTTGCTCAATCTCTGTCAGCATCCAGTTCTAAACGAACTAAGCTGTGCCCCCAGGGCAATTTGGACGTCCCATCTCTGT ATGGAAATGGTCGTTCGGACTCCGTGGTAGCTGATAAGCTCCCTAGGGTCTTGCAAGGTCAAGAATTGATGGGTTCTCGAACTCATCGTGTTACATGCTCTCCTCAGCCAGCTGGGGCCGCAGAATTTAGACGTTCTGATGGTACGGGATTCCTTACCGATACACAAAGCCGCAGGCTTCCACCTCGAAACTCCTGTTTTACCTACCCATCTGTAGGCTTCGGTGAATCCGTTGGGTTCCCGGAGGTCTTGCAAGGTCAAGAAGTTCCTCTGACAGTTCCTATGTTCCAAGGAATGGTGTCTGATGCATGTTTGGCAAAAGGTGGATATGGGTTGCACAATTATATGCGTGACTCGTGTGCCATGAGTTTGGAGTTAGCATCTGCAACTCAAGGGTATGCTCTCTCCCTATCTACTCCGCCACCAGCAGAAGTGGCTTCGCCCTCGCCCGCACTGGTTCCACAACTTTGGCTGGCAAGCAAGAACAATGAAGAAGGTGCAAATGACAGTCACCCTAACCCATTGGGAATCAGAAAAGTTCCTGGAGATGGTGCTAAGCTTGGGTCTGATGGAAGGAAGGTTGCAAGAACTAGCTGCATGCTTTTTGGTTTTTCCTTAACCGAGAAGATGATGCCAACAGAAGAAGATCGTGTCAAGGAAGGGAATCATGAAACCGACCACCAGAACCCACGGATGCTGGATTTGTTTGGATACAGCCATGCTACCCCTGGTGCTCTTCACGCTCTGTGTGCCGCTCCCCTAGGAATGTGA